In Nomia melanderi isolate GNS246 chromosome 4, iyNomMela1, whole genome shotgun sequence, the following are encoded in one genomic region:
- the LOC116434965 gene encoding alpha-tocopherol transfer protein-like isoform X1, whose protein sequence is MFEISYKEVDSNVQRTMLTDFQKVPSLKLGEFTLEIEMQDPSDELKDVARRELRETPEIQKEAAEKLKELLRAERDLKVPLDNEAWLIRFLRPCKYYPESALTLVKNYYSFKKKHENVYKDLKPSREKNIFEHNILTVLPTRDQHGRRILIIELGKKWKHNKCNLDEVFKGCVLYVEAAMLEPSTQVAGAVVIFDMDGLTLQQTWQFSPPFAKKLLEWLQDAVPLRVKNIHIINQPYVFNMVFALFKPFLKEKLKNRIIFHGTDRKSLHQYVTPKCLPECYGGTLKVPRITGPQWLELLVMCDQEYDAINSYGYVLSK, encoded by the exons atgtttgaaatatcgTATAAAGAGGTAGACAGCAATGTTCAAA GAACAATGCTGACTGACTTCCAGAAAGTGCCGAGCCTGAAACTGGGCGAGTTCACGCTCGAGATCGAGATGCAGGATCCCAGCGACGAGTTGAAGGACGTCGCGAGGAGGGAGCTGCGCGAGACACCGGAAATACAGAAGGAGGCCGCGGAAAAGTTGAAGGAATTGTTGAGAG CCGAGAGAGACCTAAAGGTGCCACTGGACAACGAGGCCTGGCTGATCCGGTTCCTCAGGCCGTGCAAGTACTACCCGGAGTCCGCGTTGACCCTGGTGAAGAACTACTACAGCTTCAAGAAGAAGCACGAGAACGTCTACAAGGACCTGAAGCCGAGTCGCGAGAAGAACATCTTCGAGCACAATATCCTGACAGTGCTGCCGACCCGGGACCAGCACGGTCGAAGGATACTGATCATCGAGCTGGGCAAGAAATGGAAGCACAACAAGTGCAACCTCGACGAAGTGTTCAAGGGCTGCGTCCTCTACGTGGAGGCGGCCATGTTGGAGCCCAGCACGCAGGTCGCGGGCGCTGTCGTGATCTTCGACATGGACGGTTTGACCCTCCAACAGACCTGGCAGTTCAGCCCTCCTTTCGCGAAGAAGCTGCTCGAGTGGCTGCAGGACGCAGTGCCACTCAGGGTGAAGAACATTCACATCATCAACCAGCCGTACGTCTTCAACATGGTGTTCGCGTTGTTCAAGCCGTTCCTCAAGGAGAAGCTGAAGAACAGG ATCATTTTCCACGGCACGGACCGCAAATCCTTGCACCAATACGTGACGCCGAAGTGCCTGCCGGAATGTTACGGTGGCACATTGAAAGTACCACGAATAACCGGGCCACAGTGGTTAGAATTGTTGGTCATGTGCGACCAGGAATACGATG CGATCAACAGTTACGGTTACGTGCTGTCGAAGTAG
- the LOC116434965 gene encoding alpha-tocopherol transfer protein-like isoform X2 yields the protein MLTDFQKVPSLKLGEFTLEIEMQDPSDELKDVARRELRETPEIQKEAAEKLKELLRAERDLKVPLDNEAWLIRFLRPCKYYPESALTLVKNYYSFKKKHENVYKDLKPSREKNIFEHNILTVLPTRDQHGRRILIIELGKKWKHNKCNLDEVFKGCVLYVEAAMLEPSTQVAGAVVIFDMDGLTLQQTWQFSPPFAKKLLEWLQDAVPLRVKNIHIINQPYVFNMVFALFKPFLKEKLKNRIIFHGTDRKSLHQYVTPKCLPECYGGTLKVPRITGPQWLELLVMCDQEYDAINSYGYVLSK from the exons ATGCTGACTGACTTCCAGAAAGTGCCGAGCCTGAAACTGGGCGAGTTCACGCTCGAGATCGAGATGCAGGATCCCAGCGACGAGTTGAAGGACGTCGCGAGGAGGGAGCTGCGCGAGACACCGGAAATACAGAAGGAGGCCGCGGAAAAGTTGAAGGAATTGTTGAGAG CCGAGAGAGACCTAAAGGTGCCACTGGACAACGAGGCCTGGCTGATCCGGTTCCTCAGGCCGTGCAAGTACTACCCGGAGTCCGCGTTGACCCTGGTGAAGAACTACTACAGCTTCAAGAAGAAGCACGAGAACGTCTACAAGGACCTGAAGCCGAGTCGCGAGAAGAACATCTTCGAGCACAATATCCTGACAGTGCTGCCGACCCGGGACCAGCACGGTCGAAGGATACTGATCATCGAGCTGGGCAAGAAATGGAAGCACAACAAGTGCAACCTCGACGAAGTGTTCAAGGGCTGCGTCCTCTACGTGGAGGCGGCCATGTTGGAGCCCAGCACGCAGGTCGCGGGCGCTGTCGTGATCTTCGACATGGACGGTTTGACCCTCCAACAGACCTGGCAGTTCAGCCCTCCTTTCGCGAAGAAGCTGCTCGAGTGGCTGCAGGACGCAGTGCCACTCAGGGTGAAGAACATTCACATCATCAACCAGCCGTACGTCTTCAACATGGTGTTCGCGTTGTTCAAGCCGTTCCTCAAGGAGAAGCTGAAGAACAGG ATCATTTTCCACGGCACGGACCGCAAATCCTTGCACCAATACGTGACGCCGAAGTGCCTGCCGGAATGTTACGGTGGCACATTGAAAGTACCACGAATAACCGGGCCACAGTGGTTAGAATTGTTGGTCATGTGCGACCAGGAATACGATG CGATCAACAGTTACGGTTACGTGCTGTCGAAGTAG